From candidate division WOR-3 bacterium:
TCCCTCGTCTTCCGTACCGAGCCTGTCGATCCAGTAGCGCGGTCGGCGATGCAGGTGCGCCACTGCCACGACGACAATCGAGTCGGCGTCGATGCCGTATACGAGGCCATAGGGGAAGCGACTGAAGAGAGCCCTCCGCAGGCCCTGAGTCAACTCGGCGTTTGATTGCGGATGGGCACTGATGCGACGGACCACACGGTCCAGCTCATCCAGGAACTCGTAGCCAAGGCCGGGTGATTGACGTTCGTACCACGCGACGGCACCGTCGAGTTCCTGCCGCGCGACGGCCAGGAAGCGGATTGTCACTTGCGACGGTACTGGGCCATGGCCTCGGAGTAGGAGACGTGTTCGGCGCGGCCTTCGCGGTATGCCCGCCATCTGGCTCTCGCCTCGTCCGCCCATACTCGGTCCAGCTCCGGGTCAGGCCTGTCCAGTTCGACCAGGATGCTGTCGAGCACTTCGAGCTTCTCTGCGTCGGGCAAAGCTCTGATCTCTGCCAGAACGCTTCGTACACGTCGGGTCATCGTGTTCTCCTTGATAC
This genomic window contains:
- a CDS encoding addiction module protein, which gives rise to MTRRVRSVLAEIRALPDAEKLEVLDSILVELDRPDPELDRVWADEARARWRAYREGRAEHVSYSEAMAQYRRK
- a CDS encoding type II toxin-antitoxin system RelE/ParE family toxin: MTIRFLAVARQELDGAVAWYERQSPGLGYEFLDELDRVVRRISAHPQSNAELTQGLRRALFSRFPYGLVYGIDADSIVVVAVAHLHRRPRYWIDRLGTEDEGQGSEFRVSDRPAGKPTPTRRARKR